One genomic region from Arthrobacter sp. YN encodes:
- a CDS encoding rhodanese-like domain-containing protein has translation MSYAGDLTPQDAWAKLEEGAILVDVRTEGEWAHIGIPDTKATENDPLFIQWNLAGGIPNARFIEDLQQQAPEDDAVELVFICRSGQRSISAAIAATQAGFTAYNVLEGFEGDPDRYGERTVNGWKNRGLPTNLGTE, from the coding sequence ATGAGCTACGCAGGTGACCTGACCCCGCAGGACGCGTGGGCCAAGCTTGAAGAAGGCGCCATCCTGGTGGACGTGCGCACCGAGGGCGAGTGGGCCCACATCGGCATCCCGGACACCAAAGCCACCGAGAACGATCCCCTGTTCATCCAGTGGAACCTCGCTGGCGGCATCCCAAACGCCCGCTTCATCGAGGACCTGCAGCAGCAGGCACCCGAGGATGACGCCGTGGAGCTCGTCTTCATCTGCCGCTCGGGGCAGCGCTCCATCTCCGCCGCCATCGCCGCAACTCAGGCCGGCTTCACGGCGTACAACGTCCTTGAGGGCTTCGAAGGCGACCCGGACCGCTACGGTGAGCGCACCGTGAACGGCTGGAAGAACCGTGGCCTGCCGACGAATCTGGGGACCGAGTAA